Sequence from the Anaerolineae bacterium genome:
TCGTATGTCGGTATCGCACCCCCTGGCCGGCGTTTATGCCGCTGCCGTGACACCCATGGATGCCCAGGGCCGTCCCCTCCCTGAAGCGTTGCCGCGTCTGCTGGATTTTTTGCGCGCACGAGGTGTGCATGGGGTGTTGTTGTTGGGCACCACGGGCGAAGGGCCTTCTCACAGCCCGGAGGAGCGCCTGGCGCTAATGCAGGCCGCTGCCACGTACCGGCAGGCGCATCCCGACCTGCGGGTGCTGGTGGGCACCGGAACGCCCAGCCTGGACGAAACCGTCCGCCTGACCCGCGCCACCTTTGCCCTGGGGCTGGACGGTGTGGTGGTGCTGCCCCCCTACTACTTCCGCCGCGCTTCGGAAGACGGTCTCTTCGCCTGGTTTGCCGCCCTGATGGGGCAGGCCGTGCCTGAGGACGGCGCGCTGTTTGCTTATCACATCCCCCAGATTGCGGGGGTGGGCTTTTCGCTGGAACTGCTGGCCCGGTTGAAAGACGCCTTCCCCAGGCGCTTCGCCGGACTCAAAGACTCCTCCGGGGATCCGGAGTTTGCTGCGGCGTTAGGCGCGCGTTTCGGTTCGGACCTCCTGGTGTTTACCGGCAACGATCGCTTGCTTTCTCACGCGTTGCGACATCAAGCCGGGGGGGCGATCACCGCCCTGGCCAATCTGGCCTCGCCCTGGTTGCGTGAGGTGTGGGAGTCCTTCCAGCAGGGCGACGAGGCGCAGGCCCGGGCTTTTCAGGTCCGTTTAGACGCCGCCCGAACGGCTTTGGAACGCTTTTCGCCCTTTGCCCCCACGCTGAAGGAGGTGCTGCCCGCTCTGTTCGACCTGCCCTCCTGGGGCGTCAAACCTCCCCTGGTGCCTCTGGGGAGCGAGGGGGCCCAGGCCGCCCTGAGCGCGCTGCAGGCGGCGGGGATCCCATGAGAGGTGACCCGATGACCGACCCCTCATCCAATACCCCGGAGGTTTCGCCCCTCCCTCCGGCGGCACGCCCAGTGCAGGCGGGCCGTGTTCAACTGTGGCCGCGCGGTGCTCTTTTTGTGGGTGGGGCTGTTGCCTGTGGCGGCTTTTCTGGCCGGTGGGACCTTTGGCCAGGTCGCCGATCGGGGGGAGGCCGTGATGCGCGCCTTCCTCGGCGTGCCTTTTGCCCTGGTGGGGGTGTTCTTCCTGGCCAAGGCCGTATTCTTGCTCATCGCCCGGCGACGGCTCCCTGCCCGCCTGCTGTTTGATGGGCTTGCCTTGGGCCTGGCCGTGGCCTTCCACTACTGGCTCTTCTTCGGCCGGGCCACGGGGGAGGGTAGCGCCGGGTTGCCCCTGCCCGGCGGTCTCTTCGTTGAGGTGCCCTGGCCTCTGCCCCCGAATTCTGTGCTGACGAAGGTGGGGCTGGCCGTCCTGCTGGTGATTCTGGATGGGTATCTGCTCTCGGACCTCTGGGCCCTGATCTGGTACGTGAAGCCATAGGCGGAGTGAGGGCTAATGGCCATGGCTTTCGCCCACCGGCCCGAACCACGCGGCTTTGGCTCCCAGGCGGGCGATGTTCCTCGCCAGCACGGCGGCGATCAGGGTGGTCAGGGGGACGGCGGCGATCAGGCCCAGGGAGCCGACCAGAGTGCGCACCACCTCTTCGGCGATGAATTCGAAGTTGAGCAGTTTCCCCCAGGGCGTGTGCCCCAGGGAGAACAGAAGGAACATGGGGAGGGAGGAACCGGCATAGGCCAGCACTAAGGTGTTCACCGTGGCGGCGACATGGTCCTGGCCGATGTGCATGGCCCGGCGAATGAGGTGGCTTAAAGGCTGGGCGGGGTTGGCGGCGTGGAGTTCGAACACCGCCGCGGCCTGGGTGGTCACCAGGTCATCCAGGACGCCCAAGGCGCCGATGATCATCCCGCCCAGGAGCAGGCCACGCAGGTTGATGGTCGCCCCAGCGAATTGGAGCAGGTACAGGGCGTTTTCGTCGCCGTAGCCCGTGAGTTGGGTGAAGGCCACGAAGAACCACGCCAGCAGTCCGGTAAGCAAAAGGGAGAGCACCATGCTCAGGGCCGCGGCATGGGTTTTCAGGGTCCAGCCATAGGTGAGGTAGAGGGTCACCCCCAGGAGCACCATGGCCCCCAGGATGCTGGTGCGCACGGGGTCTTCCCCGGCCAGAATGTGGGGGATGATGTACACGATGACCACGGCCAGGCTGTAGGCCATGGCGAGCAGGGCGCGCAACCCCTTCCAGCCGCTGATGAGCAGGATGGCGGCCAGGAAGAGGGCGCCCAACCAGGCCAGTTGCGGGGCGCGCACCCGGTCGGCGTAAAAGGCGTTCAATGTGCCATCGGGCTGTTTGTTGAGGCTGACCAGGAGGCGCTCCCCCGGGCGAAAGAGGTGCACCACGGGATAGGTCTGGTATTTAGCGTACTCGATCTGCATGGGCACCCCGGCGTACTCCCCCTCCAACAGGCGCACCTGCAGCACCTGGTAGGGCTGCGTGTGATCGCCCAGGGTCACGGTGCCCTCCTCGAGCACTTTTTCCACCTGGGCCACCACGGTTTCGGAGCCGTAGGTCAACTCGGGGATTTCTCCCACGGGGTGGCGTTGGGTGCTGAGCCAGGCCAGGGTCAGCCCGGTGAGAACGAGCACCAGCAGCCAGTAACGGCGGGTTCGCGGCTTGTCATCCATGGGTGCCTCCCGAACGCGTCCAATCTGGGGAATGCTGCCGTCCGGCCTCAGGCCTTTTCGGCGCGGCGCATGGTCTGGAAGGCGGTAATGGCCACTTCCAGCATGTCGATGGTGGGTTCGCGGGTGGTCAGGCGTTGCAGGGCCAGGTTGGGGGCGATGAGCAGCCGGATGAAGGGATGGGTGGCGTGGCGGGCGGTGAAGCGGAGGTATTCGTAGGCCAGCCCGGCCAGCACGGGCAAGAGGAGCAGGCGGCTCAACAGACGGGGCAGCATGGGCAGCGGCCCCAGCAAGGCGAAGAGCACAATGGAAAGCAGCACAAGAATAAGCAAAAAGGCGGTCCCGCAGCGGGTGTGCTCCTTGGGGTAGCGGGCCACACTTTCGGGGGTGAGCGGCGCGTAAGCCTCGAAGGTGTTGATGGTCTTGTGTTCGGCGCCGTGGTACATGTACAATCGCCGCACCTCGTTCATCCGACCGATGAGTCCCACATAGGCTACCAGGAGCACCAGCCGTACCACCCCCTCGAGCAGGTTGCCCCACCAGGCGTTCCAGCCCCAGAGGAGTTCTGCCCATCGACCCACCGCGGCGGGAAGCAGGAAGAACAGACCGACGCCCAGCACTAAGGACACGCCCAGGGTGAGGTAAAGGGCCGCGCCTTCCAGTTGTTCGTCTTCCTCCATCTGGACATTGGCCGAGAGGGTGAGGGCCCGCATCCCCAGCACCAGGGCATCCCAAAGGCCGAGCAGGCCGCGCAGAAAGGGGATCCCGGCCAGCCGACTTTGGTAAATGGCGCTCAGGGGCTCGGTGTGGGTGACGATGTCGCCGTTGGGGGCGCGCATGGCGATGGCTACAGCGCTGGTGCCGCGCATCATCACCCCTTCGATGACGGCCTGCCCGCCGTAGGAAGGCAGGCGTTCTGCGGGGGTGGGGGGCGAGGCGGTCGCCTCTTCATCGACTTGAGCAAAAGCGTTCCAGAAAAGGAGCACCACTCTGCGGAGCATATCCAGCGATTTCATCCGACCTCCGGTTGGTCTTGCGGTAAGTTGGGCCTATCATACGCGATTTTGCTCCCAAGAGCAAGCGTTGGCTTGACAAGGTTCCCGCTCGTCGGTATAATCCGCTTGCCCATCGCCGGAGCGATGAGGTGTTTTTGTTGTTTGTCCATACCACCGACAGGTGAACGAAGGAGAACAGCCATGCCCCCAGTACCCAAGCGGAAGGTCTCCCGTGCTCGCCGTGACAAGCGGCGTGCCCATCACGCGTTGAAAGCCCTTCATCTGGTGCAGTGCTCGAACTGCGGCGAGATGCGTCTGCCGCACACCGTGTGCCCGAATTGCGGTTTCTACAAGGGGCGTGAAGTTGTCGAGGTCGAGCGCAAATAGTTGAGGTTCCCGCCACGTCTGGGAGCACGGGTTCGCCGTGGCCTATTCGACCTTCGTAGCGGAGGCGGAAGTCGCTGTAGGCGGTAACCCGTGTTTTTTTGTTTGGCGCAGCCCTCGGTGGCTGTGTCGCCTCAACGGTGGGGCGCTGCGAGATGGGGGATTACGATAGAATGGAAAGGAACGCAGGTCGTGCCCGCCTTCTGGCTGTTCCCCGGAGGAGCGTCGTGGCGAAAAGGACATGGTGGCCCGTGGTCGGGCGTCTTATGTTGGGGTTGATGGGGTTGAGCCTGCTGTGGGCCTTCCGTTATGCCCAGGAGAAGCCGCCGGTGGTCTTCGATGCGTTGGAGGACAACCAGGCGGTGCAGGGGAGAGTGCCGGTGCGGCTGCGTGGCCCGCTGGAGGTGGTGCGGGAAGTGAGTCTGGATTTCGCCTACGCCGACGCCCCGGAGGCTTGGTTCCCCCTGGCCCGGCGGCGTGGCCTCCCGGCGGATGGCCTGCTGGCTGTTTGGGACACCACCACCCTGACCGATGGCGATTACCTGTTGCGCTTGCAGTACACCACGCAGGACGGCCAGACCTTTGTGCTGCGAATCAAACTGCGCGTGCGCAACTACACGCCCATCG
This genomic interval carries:
- a CDS encoding YibE/F family protein, whose amino-acid sequence is MDDKPRTRRYWLLVLVLTGLTLAWLSTQRHPVGEIPELTYGSETVVAQVEKVLEEGTVTLGDHTQPYQVLQVRLLEGEYAGVPMQIEYAKYQTYPVVHLFRPGERLLVSLNKQPDGTLNAFYADRVRAPQLAWLGALFLAAILLISGWKGLRALLAMAYSLAVVIVYIIPHILAGEDPVRTSILGAMVLLGVTLYLTYGWTLKTHAAALSMVLSLLLTGLLAWFFVAFTQLTGYGDENALYLLQFAGATINLRGLLLGGMIIGALGVLDDLVTTQAAAVFELHAANPAQPLSHLIRRAMHIGQDHVAATVNTLVLAYAGSSLPMFLLFSLGHTPWGKLLNFEFIAEEVVRTLVGSLGLIAAVPLTTLIAAVLARNIARLGAKAAWFGPVGESHGH
- a CDS encoding dihydrodipicolinate synthase family protein, whose amino-acid sequence is MSVSHPLAGVYAAAVTPMDAQGRPLPEALPRLLDFLRARGVHGVLLLGTTGEGPSHSPEERLALMQAAATYRQAHPDLRVLVGTGTPSLDETVRLTRATFALGLDGVVVLPPYYFRRASEDGLFAWFAALMGQAVPEDGALFAYHIPQIAGVGFSLELLARLKDAFPRRFAGLKDSSGDPEFAAALGARFGSDLLVFTGNDRLLSHALRHQAGGAITALANLASPWLREVWESFQQGDEAQARAFQVRLDAARTALERFSPFAPTLKEVLPALFDLPSWGVKPPLVPLGSEGAQAALSALQAAGIP
- a CDS encoding DUF1385 domain-containing protein → MPSYGGQAVIEGVMMRGTSAVAIAMRAPNGDIVTHTEPLSAIYQSRLAGIPFLRGLLGLWDALVLGMRALTLSANVQMEEDEQLEGAALYLTLGVSLVLGVGLFFLLPAAVGRWAELLWGWNAWWGNLLEGVVRLVLLVAYVGLIGRMNEVRRLYMYHGAEHKTINTFEAYAPLTPESVARYPKEHTRCGTAFLLILVLLSIVLFALLGPLPMLPRLLSRLLLLPVLAGLAYEYLRFTARHATHPFIRLLIAPNLALQRLTTREPTIDMLEVAITAFQTMRRAEKA
- the rpmF gene encoding 50S ribosomal protein L32; translated protein: MPPVPKRKVSRARRDKRRAHHALKALHLVQCSNCGEMRLPHTVCPNCGFYKGREVVEVERK